The Curtobacterium poinsettiae DNA segment ACCCAGACCGGCAGGACGGACGTCAGCCGCAGGCGACGCTGGTCGGTGGGGGGCACGGGCTCGGTCACGCGCTCCATCATGGCAGGGGTGACGCCCGGCGCGCGCTTGCGGCTTGCCGCGCAAACCGTCCGGCCGGATGAGGACTTCCCGAGCATCACTAGGATGTGTCCACGACGTCATCCACCTCCGGAGGTCCTGTGGCACAGCTCCTGGTACTCACCTCGACCGCGCCCGGAGACGTCCTGCCGAGCCTGGGCCTCCTGAGCCACCGGATCCGCCACGTGCCGGCCGAGGCCGCACAGCTGGTGAACGCCCCGCAGAGCGACCTGATGTTCGTGGACGCCCGCACCGACCTGGTCAGCGCGAAGGCCCTGTGCAAGATCCTCGCCTCGTCGGGGTCGACCACGCCGATCGTGCTCGTCGTCACCGAGGGCGGGCTGACCGCGGTGAACAGCGACTGGAACGTCGACGACGTCGTGCTCGAGAGCGCCGGCCCGGCCGAGATCGACGCCCGCATCCGGCTGTCGGCCGGTCGTGCGGCGAAGGGCCAGACGAGCTCGAAGATCCAGGCATCCGGTGTCGTCATCGACGAGGCCAGCTACTCGGCCAAGGTGCGCGGCCGGCCCCTCGACCTGACGTTCAAGGAATTCGAGCTCCTGCGCTTCTTCGCCACCCACCCGTCACGCGTCTTCACCCGCGAGCAGCTGCTCAGCGAGGTCTGGGGCTACGACTACTTCGGTGGCACCCGCACGGTCGACGTGCACGTCCGACGGCTGCGCGCCAAGCTCGGCGACCTCGAGTCGCTCATCGGCACCGTGCGCAACGTCGGGTACCGCTTCAACGTCTACGACGACGAGGCCGAGCGCCTGATGGGGCAGTAGTGCTGCCCGACCTCGGCAGCTTCGTCGCCCCCGGCGAGGCTCCCCCGTTCTCCGACCAGACCCTGGTGGACGTCCGCGCGGGGCGCGCGACCGTCCTGACCGTCGATCACGGGGTCGCGGTGGTCCGTGACGGTGAGCTCGAGATGGTTGTCGCCCAGGAGGCCCGTGGCCAGGGCATCGGCACGGCCCTGGTGTCCCAGGCACTCGCGCTGGGCGGCGGGGCCGCTCCTCGGCTCGCCTGGGCGCACGGGGACCACCCGGCAGCACGGGCGCTGGCCGACCGGTTCAGCTGGCGTGCGGTCCGCACGCTGCTGCAGCTCCGAGCGCCGATCGACGAGGCCGGCGCCCCGGCTGTCGACGTGCCGGCCGGGTACAGCCTGTCCGCGTTCCGCCCCGGCACCGACGACGAGACCGACTGGCTCGCGCTCAACGCCGCCGCCTTCGCGCACCACCCCGAGCAGGGGCGGATGACGCTCGACGACCTGCACGCACGCGAGGCCGACGCCTGGTTCTCCGGCGACGACCTGCTGCTGCTCCGAGACGCCTCCGGGCAGCTCGCCGGCTCGTGCTGGCTCAAGGTCGACGACGGCATCGGCGAGTTCTACGCCGTCGCCGTGCGGCCCGACCTGCAGGGGCAGCGCCTCGGTGGTGTGCTCATGCGCGCGGGCACCGCTCGGCTGCGCGGCCGCGGCCTGACCGCCGCCGCCCTGTACGTCGAGGGGGACAACGAGCCGGCGCTGGCGCTGTACCGGCGGTCGGGGTTCACGCAGTACGCGATCGACGTGCAGTACGCGGCGCCGGAGCAGGCCGCCGGCCGGTAACATTGCATGGTCGGCAAGGGGTCGGCCAACGGGGGGATCGGGGAACGCGTGGCGCAGGACCGGCAAGGGCAGTACGGCCAGGGCGAACCGCTCGGTGCGTCCTACCGACTGGTCGAGCTCCTCGGCACCGGCGCCACCGGAGAGGTCTGGCGGGTCGAGCACTCCGCGACCGGCGAGGCCTTCGCGGCCAAGCTCCTGCGTGCCGAGCTCGCCGCCGACCCGCAGATCGTCGAGCGCTTCGTCCGCGAACGCTCGGTGCTCCTCGCCCTGCAGCACCCGTCCATCGTGCGCGTCCGCGACCTGGTCGTCGAGGGCGACCGGCTCGCGATCGTCATGGACCTGGTGCCGGGTGGGTCCGCCCGCGATCTGCTCGCGTCGAACGGTCCGCTCCTGCCGCGGGACGCCCTGACGATCACCGCCGAGACCCTCGACGCACTCACCGCGGCGCACGAGCAGGACGTCACCCACCGTGACGTGAAGCCCGACAACGTCCTGCTCCAGACCACCTGGGCTCCCGGCGCCACCGGCGACGTCCGGGTCACCGACTTCGGCATCGCGTCGGTCGTCGCCGAACGCGAACGCACGACCACCGGACTCCTCGGCACACCGCAGTACATGGCCCCCGAGTCGATCAGCCACGGCCGCTCCGGCCCGGCCGCCGACGTCTACGGCGCCGGGGTCATGCTCTACGAGCTGCTGTCCGGCCGCACACCCTTCGCCGGCCCCGGCACGGACTTCGCCGTGGCCTACCGGCACGTCACCTCGAACCCGCCGCCGCTCGACGTGCCCGATGCCCTGTGGTCGGCGGTGTCCGCGCTGCTCGCGAAGGACCCGAACGCCCGTCCGTCCGCTGCAGACGCTGCGGCGACCCTGCGTCGGCTCGCCCGTTCCCTCGCGTCGGCACCCGCGCTGGCCGCTTCCAGCGACCCGGACTCGTTCGACGAGGTCGAGCGTCCGGCGACCGTCGTCCGTGGGGTCCGTCCCGAGAACGCGACGGGATCCCGGACCACCGCCACCGGGGACGACGCAGCGGTCGTCGGGCCGGCCCCGGAGCTCGGCCCCGCCGGGTCGCAGACCGTCATCCGGCCGATGGCGCGGCAGCCGCTGCCCGCCGCACCGGCCGCTGCGCCCGAACCGACGCGTCGGTTCGCCCGCCCCGAGTGGCTGACCGACCGTGCGCTCCTGTTCGGCGGCATCGGCGTCGTGCTCGTCGCCGCGCTGGTCGTCGGTGGCGTCGTGTGGCTGCCCGGGGCCCTCCGGAAGACGCCGGGCACCGGTACCGCGACCGCAGAGGCAGCCAACGCCTACCAGCAGGACCGGCCACTGCCCACCGGGCTGGCGACCACACGGCGCGCCACCATCGACCCGGCGAAGGGCACCGTGGACCTGCGCGTCACGTACGCGGCGCAGGCGGCCACCCTCAGCGGACCGTTCCTCGAGGTGCTGCCGGGTGCTCGCTCGGGAGCCTCCTGCCCCGCCGTCACCTGGTCCGGCGAGGGCATCACCGCGAAGCGCAACCAGCCGTCACTGACCGGCGTGGACACCGCGTGCGCGTGGAGCCTGTCCGGCGTCGAGGTCCCCGCCGGCGGAGACGTCACGGTCGAGGCCTCGGTGCCGCTCTCCTCCGTCAAGGACGGCGCAGCGCTGCAGACCTGGCTCGACGGCGTCGGCGAGGCGACCACCGCAGCCGTGACCGACGACGCCGTGCGCGGGACCGCCTACCCCGTCCAGCGGCTGCAGGGCGTCGAGGTCCGGACACCCGACCGGACGGTCAGCCAGACCGCACTGCCGGTGACCCTGGTGCCGGTCTGGCCGAACGGTGCCGACGAGCTCAACCCGCTCTACCGCAGTCCGAGCAGCGGACGCCCGTCGCAGATGCTCGTCGACGTTGCCGGAGGGGAGTCCGGCGTGCGGTTCGCCGACGGCTGCTCGGGCGCGCTGGCGGTGTCGTCGGACGGCCTCGTGGTGACCGCACTCTCCGTCGCCCCATCGTGCACCGTCCGGGCGACGGTGGGGAACTTCACGAACCTCGAGAGCTCGCCCTTCGGGATCACGACGCGCGACTGAGCGCGTCCGTCGCGCGCGTCCATCGCGCGCGTCCATAGCGCGCGTCCATCGCGCGACTGAGCGTGACCAGCAGACGGACTGGAGGCCCGTGGCGGCGTCGCCACGGGCCTCCAGTCCGTCAGCCGGTTGGGTCAGCTGCCTGCGGACGCGGTCTGGACCAGGCGGACGGCCCCGCCGGACGACGCGTAGCCGCGACCCACGGTCATCGCGACCGGTGCACGGCGCGGGAGGGTGACGCCGAGCAGCTCGCCGTCGTAGTCGACGTCCGGCTGCAGGAGCACACCGCACCGCGACTTGCGGACGGCGCGGGTCCAGTGGCTGTAGAGCGACCGGAGGTCGGCGGACCGCCCGGCGGCGACCACGCACAGACCGGGACGCTCCGTCGCGAGCAGGGTGGCGATCGCCTGGTCGCCGTCGTCGAAGCGTTCGGCGTCGTCGATGAGCAGCAGGACCGGACCGCGCTCGAGCCGCAGCCCGGCCAGCAGTGCGGGGACCTCGTCGGCCCCGACGGCGATGCGGTCGAACGAACCGGAGGCGAGGGGCGAGCGGCGATCGCAGATCGCCCAGACCGCGGGCCGCACCCCCTCGGCCGCACGCGCGAGTGCAGCGAGCGCCAGCAACGCCGTCGACTTGCCGGACCGGGCCGGGCCCGCGACGAGCACGTGTTCGCCGTCGTAGACCTCGAGTGCTGCTGGTCGGAGGTCGTCCTCCGCGATCCCGATGGGCAGCCGCCACGGTTCGCCCGCGAACACCGCACCTGCGCCGAGTTCGTCGACCAAGACAGCGTCGGGCAGCCGGCCGACCGCACTCGCCTTCGGGGCGGTGCCGGACCAGCGTTCCGCGAGGCGCTCGACCGCCTGCGCGAGCGGGACGTCGGGCGTCGCCACGTGCGACTGCAGGCGCAGGACGGAGTCGATGAAGCGGCCCGGCACCGGCGGTGGGACGTCCTTGGGGCGGACACCGATCGAGGCGTAGTCGTAGGGGTCCGCCAGGCGGAACATCCACTTCTGGGTGGTCACTTCGTCCATCGCGGACGGCACGGCCTTGGCCCGCGTCGTCGAGACGGCGAACGAGATGCCCAGCGCAGGCCCCTCGGCGTAGACGCGGTACAGGGCGTCGAGCAGCAGCTGGCCCTCGAAGTCCTGGTACTCGTCGCGCAGTGCCGCGAGACCGTCGATCAGCACGATGGCGCGCCGGCCTCCCGGAGTGGCACGACGGCGCTCGAGCTCGACGCGCAGGTGGCGGAGGAACCGCGCCTGCAACTCCCCCGCGCCGGCACCGGAGCCGACGTAGGCCGTGGTGTGCGGCAGCCGGGCGAGCGGAGCCAGGTCGCCTGGACCCATGTCGAGCACCAGCAGGTCGAGGTCGTCCGGGCTCGTCGCGGCGGCGAGCTGCAGGGCGAGGGTGGCGAGCGCCGTGCTCGTCCCGCTGCCGGGGATGCCCATGAGCATGAGGTTGCCCTCGTCGAGGTCCCATCCGGTGGTGACCTGACGCTGGTGGTCGGGGTCGTCCGCCAGGGCGACGGGCACCGTCCGCGACGTGTCAGCGGCGTCGGCTGCCGCCAGCGCACCCAGCTCGACGCGGTCGCCGAGTGCCTCGGGCCAGATCGGGCGCGGCGGAGCGTGGCCGGCGGCGGCGTTCGCCTGCCCGATCGACTCGATGAGCAGGTCGAGGTCGGTCACGTCGGACGCCGTCGGAGCCGGGGCGGGCATCGGCGCGGGAACGCCGAAGACGTCCGTCGGGCGGACGGACACCGGCTGTTCGGCGCGTTCGTCACGGGCGCGGCCGGTGACGAGGGCTGTCTGCACCGGGGTGATGTCGTCCTGCCCCAGCTTCACGTAGGCGCGACCGGTCTGCTGGCGACCGATGCCGGCGGCGGCGGGGACCCCGATCACGTTGGTGGAGTCCTCGCGGCTCTGCACCCGCAGCGCGACGCGCATGTTGGTGTTCGCCAGGATGTCCTCGCTCACCACGCCGGCCGGTCGCTGGGTGGCCAGGATCATGTGGACGCCGAGTGTGCGCCCGACCGCGGCGACGGCGACGAGCGAGGTCAGGACGTCGGGGAAGTCCTTCGCCAGCATCGCGAACTCGTCCACGACGAGGAGCAGGCGCGGCATCGGCTCGTCCGGCTTCGTCGCGAGGTAGGCGTCGAGGTTGTCGATGTCCGCTCCGGCCGCGGCGAACACCCGCTGCCGTCGCTCGAGCTCGGCCTCGAGCGCCCGGATCGCCCGGTCGGCGAGCTGCTCGTCGAGGTTGCTGATCGTGCCGATGGTGTGCGGCAGCCGCTCGCAGGCGGCGAACGCGGCCCCGCCCTTGAAGTCCACGAGCAGGAAGTTCAGGCGCGTGGGGTCGTTCCGCGCAGCGAGCCCGGCAACCAGTGACCGCAGGAACTCGCTCTTGCCCGAACCCGTCGTGCCACCGACCAGGCCGTGTGGTCCGTCGCGGACGAGGTCGATCTCGAGGACGCCGCTCTCCGACGACCCGATCGGGGTCGAGAAGCCGGTGCGGGCGTCCCAGGCCGCGCGGATCGCATCGGCGGGGTTCGTGCCCGTCGGGGTTCGCTCGACCGTGTCGTCCCCCGCGAGCAGCTCCGGCAGGCGGACGAGCGACGGCAGCGACGCACCCGGCACCAGCAGTTCGGGATCGTCGAAGTGCGCCACGCTGCGGGCGCTCCGTTCGGCCGTCTCGACGCTGAGGCCGGCGAGCACGACGTCCTCGACGCGGGTCCGGTCCTCCGGCCGGTAGACCGTCGCTGCGGCGTCGGCACCGACCGTGATGATCGTCGTGCAGGCTGCGGGGAGCTGCTGCTCGTTGGTCGCGACGACGATGCCGCTCACCCGTCGGGGCTGCTCGCCGGGACGGAGCGGCTGTCCGGGCACGGTGCGGCCTTCGCCGAGCAGGTTCCGGGCAGGTGCGTCGCGGCCTTCGGTGAGCACTTCGGAGTCGACCACGACGAGCAGGTTCGGGGTCGGGAGTTCGTCGAGCGACTCCCGCAGTCCCCGGAGCATCGCCGCGCTCTGGTCGCGCTGCGCCGACATCCACCGGGCACCGGTACTGCTCCCCGCCACGCGCGCGTGCGGCAGCCAGGAGGCCCAGCCCCAGTCGTCCGCGCGGCCGGCGTCGCAGAAGACACCCACCGTCAGGTCCGCGGGCCCGCAGTGCACGGTGGCCTGCGTGAGCAGACTCCGCGCCAGTGCGAGCGCGCCCTCGCGGTCGCCGACGATCCCGACGACGCCGGCGTCGGACAGGTCCGCCACGACGGGCGCAGCGGTGAGGCGGCTGTCGGCGATGGCGGCCTTCGCCTCGTCCTCGAGCTTGGACGACGCCGCCCGCTGATCGAGTCCGGGGCGCCACGGTGCGTCACCGGTGCCGGCGTGCAGGCTCAGGAAGTCGGCGTCCTCGGAGCGCCGCTGCCACAGCAGGGTGGTGGGGAGCTCGGCCCGGCGGACGACGGTGGCCGGGTCGGGGACGAGTTCCTGCCGACGGGCGGCCTCGACCGCTGCGGCCTCGGCGATCTCACCGCGGAAGGACTCCACCGCCTCGGCGAAGCGAGTGTCCTCCTCCTTCAGGTTCTTCGACCGACGGTGCTTCTGCTCGAACCACATGCCGATCGCGGTGACCGGCGACAGCAGCGCGAACAGGGCGAACCGGGCGTCGCCGAGCAGGAGCACCATCGCGCCGGCGAGGACCAGTGGCGCTGCGACGGTGATCCAGCTGAACTTCGAGGCCTGCGGGACCTCGCGCTTGGCCGGTGGGTCGACGGTCTCGGTCTCGGTGTTCCGCCCGGCTCGGGGCGGGCGGTTGAACGGCGCGGTCGCCGCGGGCGTCAGGTTGGCCATCGAGCCCGCGGCCGGCACCGGTACCTCGTCCAGCGCTGGCCGGACCAGCAGCACGGCTCCGCCCACGATGACGCTCGTGGTGCCGGTGAGCAGCACGCCGTCAGCGTCGATGCGCTCACCCGCGATCACGGTCCCGTTCGTCGAACCTGCGTCGCGCACCCGGACCCCGTCGTCCTCGTGCTCGATCGTGCAGTGTTCCCACGAAGCGCTCTCGGTGGGCAGCACGACATCGGCTTGCGGTGCCCGACCCACGACGAGCTCCCGGCTGCGCGGGACCGGTACGACGAGACCCGCGTCGAGTCCGCCGGCGAGGGTGACGCTCCACCCGTCGATCGTCTGCGGCCGCTCCTGCGGTGCGCGGCCGATGCGGGACCCCTCGAGCAGGACGAGGTCACGCAGCGGGGTGCCCGCGCTGGTGCGGTGGCCGTCGACCGCGAGGGTCGTCTCGGCCGCGAGCTCGACACCGATCGCCGCCGCGATGAGCTCCCCCAGCGAGGACGCGCCAGACCACCCGTCGACCTCGACCGCTTCACGTCGGTCGTCGAGCTCGATCAGCAGGCGCATGCTCGCGGTGTCCTTCTCGGGGTTGTGCGTGGGTGGGTCAGCGTGCGGTGGAGTCCTCGAACCACACCAGTGCGGTGGACTGTGCGGCATCGGATCCGAAGTCGTCGCCGCCGTCGCCGCTCGACGCGGTGTCCGGTCGGAGCCCGAGTGGCTGTGCCGAGGCCGCCAACACCGTCGCCGACGCATCGAGCGCCTGCTGCCGCGTGAAGTCGAGCGCCGGACCGGCGATGCCCGCCGCGGAGTCGAGGTCGAGCGCGGCGAGGGCATCGGTCACGTCGGACGGCTCCGTGCTGCCGGCCTTGCCGACCGCGCGGACCAGGGCGACGACGGCATCGTGGCTGCGGGAGTCCGCTGCGCCGGCCACGGCCGAGAACGGCCGGTCGCCCGTCAGGTTCTGGGCGTCGGGATCGTCGGCGAGCACCCGGACCCCACCGAGGAACGCGGACATCGCCCGACCTTCGGCGTCCGAGGAGAGCGCGCGTGCGTCGTCGGCGGCCACCCCGACGGTGCGGAAGGAGCCGCTCAGGCTGCCGCCGGCATCGACGAGTGCGGCGCCGAAGGCGGGACTCGTCGCGTCCGCGGTGAGGACGACCGGCACGGTGACGTCTGCTGCCTGCAGCGCCGCCACCAGGGCACCCTGACGTTGCGCGGACCCGCTGACGACGACAGCGTCCGAGTCCGGCGCGGCCTTCGGATCGGTGTCCGCGGCCTCGTCCGAGGCCTCGTCGCTGCCGTCGTCTGCGGCGGTCGCACCGGTCCGCGAGGCGATGGTCGCGGCGAGCTCAGCGGTGTCAGCGGTGTCGTCGCCGTCGAGGACGTGCGCCACGCGGAGGCCTGCGGGCGCACCACCGCCGAGGTCCACCAGGAGCGGCGACTTCGCGTTGCCGAGCGCCGTCGTCATCGCGGCGCCGATCGACTCGGCGGTCGGGGCGGTCGACCACGAGTCCTTCTCGGCAGAGGCGTAGGGCACCACCACCGGGATGTGCTGCTCGGCCGCCGCCGTCAGCGCTCCGGAGACGTGCTTGCCGGAGGACGCGACGACGATGCCCGCGACGCCGCTCTTCGCCAGGGACGCCACCGCGGTCTTCGCCCCCGCGGACGTCCCGCCGTCGTTCTTCGTGACGAGGGTGATGTCGGTCCCGCCGAGTGCCAGTCGTCGCTCGGCGACCAGGGCACCCTGTGCCGCCTCGTTCCACTCGGATCCTTCACCGTCACCCAGGGTGACGACGACGCCGATCTTCGTGGTGTCGGGGACGTGCTTGACGGTGATCTCCACCGGCACCGTGGCCGGGACCGCCTCGGCCGGCGTGCTGCCGCCGATCGCCCGGAAGGTCAGGACGGCGGCGACCACCGCGGCGATCAGGAGCACCGCGATGGCGGCGATGACCAGCGGACGTCGGTTGCGCGGACGTCCCGCCTCGGTGCCATCGGTCTCGTCGATCGCCTGGTCGCTCATCGGTCCGCCCCGATCCGGAAGGTGTACAGCGTGGTCGAGGTCGCGCTGGCCGGCACCTTGAGCTGGAAGGCGGGCAACGTCGTGGCGGCGTCGAGGGAGGCTCGGAACTGTTCCTGCTGGAGCAGGATCCCGGCGACGTCCTCGGCGCGGACGTTCGCGTACCCCGCGGCGTTCTGCGATGCCAGGGCGAGCTGGTAGTCCGCGGAGTCGGACTTCGCCGCGCTCGTCGCCATCGCCCCGAGGATGCCGGAGCCGTTGACCTTGCGGTCGCCCAGGTCGAGCATCACACGGTTGAGGTCGCCAGTCAGCAGCGTCGAGGCGCCCTGCACGTCGCGCGTCGAGGCGCTCGTGCTCGCGGCGATCTGCTCGAGGCTCGAGGCCGTCTGACGGTCGACGGCGGACGAGAGCTCCGAGCCTTCCTGCTCGAGCGTCCCGCGCTGCTCGTCGATCGTGCCCTTCGAGTCCTTCGTGACCTCGCCCGAGGTGGACCGGAGCCCGGCAATCGAATTGTCGAAGGCCGAGATGACCGCGTCACGGCTGCCCTTCGCGGTCTCGCTGACCTGCCGTACCTGCTGGTCGATGATCTTCTGGACGTCCTTCTCGGACTGCGTCGATGCGTCGGCGAAGGCCTTGCGGACGGCGTCTTGCAGCTCGGTCTGCTGCGTGCTGATCGCCGTCAGCTGCGTCCCGACCACGGCGCTCGACTTCGTCGCCTGCTCGACGAGTTCCCGGAGCTCCTGCGCCGCTCCCTCGACCGAACCATCGTCGTTGCGCACCGCCCGGCGGACCTCGGCGATGCCGTCGTCGAGCGCGTCGATGTCGTCGGACAGCGTCGTGACCGCGGCACCGATCCCGGTCTCGGAGCGGAGGTCGGTCGCCGCGACCACCGCGTCCCACTGCTCCGCCTGGTCAGTCAGGCGTTCGTCCATCGGGGTGTCGAAGCGGCCACCGGGCTGCAGCGTCGTGCCCTCTTCAGCGCCGGGGCACGGCGTGGCGGTCAGGTACCCACGAAGCGCATCCGCCTGCT contains these protein-coding regions:
- a CDS encoding FtsK/SpoIIIE domain-containing protein, with the translated sequence MRLLIELDDRREAVEVDGWSGASSLGELIAAAIGVELAAETTLAVDGHRTSAGTPLRDLVLLEGSRIGRAPQERPQTIDGWSVTLAGGLDAGLVVPVPRSRELVVGRAPQADVVLPTESASWEHCTIEHEDDGVRVRDAGSTNGTVIAGERIDADGVLLTGTTSVIVGGAVLLVRPALDEVPVPAAGSMANLTPAATAPFNRPPRAGRNTETETVDPPAKREVPQASKFSWITVAAPLVLAGAMVLLLGDARFALFALLSPVTAIGMWFEQKHRRSKNLKEEDTRFAEAVESFRGEIAEAAAVEAARRQELVPDPATVVRRAELPTTLLWQRRSEDADFLSLHAGTGDAPWRPGLDQRAASSKLEDEAKAAIADSRLTAAPVVADLSDAGVVGIVGDREGALALARSLLTQATVHCGPADLTVGVFCDAGRADDWGWASWLPHARVAGSSTGARWMSAQRDQSAAMLRGLRESLDELPTPNLLVVVDSEVLTEGRDAPARNLLGEGRTVPGQPLRPGEQPRRVSGIVVATNEQQLPAACTTIITVGADAAATVYRPEDRTRVEDVVLAGLSVETAERSARSVAHFDDPELLVPGASLPSLVRLPELLAGDDTVERTPTGTNPADAIRAAWDARTGFSTPIGSSESGVLEIDLVRDGPHGLVGGTTGSGKSEFLRSLVAGLAARNDPTRLNFLLVDFKGGAAFAACERLPHTIGTISNLDEQLADRAIRALEAELERRQRVFAAAGADIDNLDAYLATKPDEPMPRLLLVVDEFAMLAKDFPDVLTSLVAVAAVGRTLGVHMILATQRPAGVVSEDILANTNMRVALRVQSREDSTNVIGVPAAAGIGRQQTGRAYVKLGQDDITPVQTALVTGRARDERAEQPVSVRPTDVFGVPAPMPAPAPTASDVTDLDLLIESIGQANAAAGHAPPRPIWPEALGDRVELGALAAADAADTSRTVPVALADDPDHQRQVTTGWDLDEGNLMLMGIPGSGTSTALATLALQLAAATSPDDLDLLVLDMGPGDLAPLARLPHTTAYVGSGAGAGELQARFLRHLRVELERRRATPGGRRAIVLIDGLAALRDEYQDFEGQLLLDALYRVYAEGPALGISFAVSTTRAKAVPSAMDEVTTQKWMFRLADPYDYASIGVRPKDVPPPVPGRFIDSVLRLQSHVATPDVPLAQAVERLAERWSGTAPKASAVGRLPDAVLVDELGAGAVFAGEPWRLPIGIAEDDLRPAALEVYDGEHVLVAGPARSGKSTALLALAALARAAEGVRPAVWAICDRRSPLASGSFDRIAVGADEVPALLAGLRLERGPVLLLIDDAERFDDGDQAIATLLATERPGLCVVAAGRSADLRSLYSHWTRAVRKSRCGVLLQPDVDYDGELLGVTLPRRAPVAMTVGRGYASSGGAVRLVQTASAGS
- the mshD gene encoding mycothiol synthase, yielding MLPDLGSFVAPGEAPPFSDQTLVDVRAGRATVLTVDHGVAVVRDGELEMVVAQEARGQGIGTALVSQALALGGGAAPRLAWAHGDHPAARALADRFSWRAVRTLLQLRAPIDEAGAPAVDVPAGYSLSAFRPGTDDETDWLALNAAAFAHHPEQGRMTLDDLHAREADAWFSGDDLLLLRDASGQLAGSCWLKVDDGIGEFYAVAVRPDLQGQRLGGVLMRAGTARLRGRGLTAAALYVEGDNEPALALYRRSGFTQYAIDVQYAAPEQAAGR
- a CDS encoding serine/threonine-protein kinase, producing the protein MVGKGSANGGIGERVAQDRQGQYGQGEPLGASYRLVELLGTGATGEVWRVEHSATGEAFAAKLLRAELAADPQIVERFVRERSVLLALQHPSIVRVRDLVVEGDRLAIVMDLVPGGSARDLLASNGPLLPRDALTITAETLDALTAAHEQDVTHRDVKPDNVLLQTTWAPGATGDVRVTDFGIASVVAERERTTTGLLGTPQYMAPESISHGRSGPAADVYGAGVMLYELLSGRTPFAGPGTDFAVAYRHVTSNPPPLDVPDALWSAVSALLAKDPNARPSAADAAATLRRLARSLASAPALAASSDPDSFDEVERPATVVRGVRPENATGSRTTATGDDAAVVGPAPELGPAGSQTVIRPMARQPLPAAPAAAPEPTRRFARPEWLTDRALLFGGIGVVLVAALVVGGVVWLPGALRKTPGTGTATAEAANAYQQDRPLPTGLATTRRATIDPAKGTVDLRVTYAAQAATLSGPFLEVLPGARSGASCPAVTWSGEGITAKRNQPSLTGVDTACAWSLSGVEVPAGGDVTVEASVPLSSVKDGAALQTWLDGVGEATTAAVTDDAVRGTAYPVQRLQGVEVRTPDRTVSQTALPVTLVPVWPNGADELNPLYRSPSSGRPSQMLVDVAGGESGVRFADGCSGALAVSSDGLVVTALSVAPSCTVRATVGNFTNLESSPFGITTRD
- a CDS encoding DNA-binding response regulator, with product MAQLLVLTSTAPGDVLPSLGLLSHRIRHVPAEAAQLVNAPQSDLMFVDARTDLVSAKALCKILASSGSTTPIVLVVTEGGLTAVNSDWNVDDVVLESAGPAEIDARIRLSAGRAAKGQTSSKIQASGVVIDEASYSAKVRGRPLDLTFKEFELLRFFATHPSRVFTREQLLSEVWGYDYFGGTRTVDVHVRRLRAKLGDLESLIGTVRNVGYRFNVYDDEAERLMGQ